In one Mustela lutreola isolate mMusLut2 chromosome 8, mMusLut2.pri, whole genome shotgun sequence genomic region, the following are encoded:
- the LOC131839812 gene encoding atherin-like: MLLVPSRVGRLPARRRPPGRGCRARPPREVPGARPRAAGGPSCCSCGRRSLRPSRPLPPPPHRPPGAALASERLATPPPGAPPCPLCPSPGGSGLGPRGPGTPRAAAGGGGAASPPRRLLVPSRVCCPERPLRPLRRAGLCPGTLPQPAGNCLVLCDPATRPPLR; the protein is encoded by the coding sequence ATGCTGCTGGTCCCGTCACGCGTGGGCCGCCTCCCCGCCAGGCGCAGGCCGCCAGGCAGGGGGTGccgcgcccgcccgccccgcgAGGTTCCCGGCGCGCGGCCCCGAGCCGCCGGCGGGCCGTCCTGCTGCAGCTGCGGCCGCCGCTCACTCCGGCCCTCCCGGCCCCTCCCGCCGCCTCCTCACCGGCCTCCGGGCGCGGCTTTAGCCTCCGAGCGCCTCGCGACCCCGCCTCCCggggccccgccctgccccctgtgcccctccccggGAGGCTCGGGGCTGGGCCCACGCGGTCCGGGCACTCCCCGCGCGGCCGCAGGTGGGGGTGGTGCGGCCAGCCCTCCTCGGCGCCTGCTGGTTCCCAGCAGAGTCTGCTGCCCAGAACGCCCACTTCGACCACTGCGTCGGGCCGGGCTGTGCCCCGGGACGCTCCCCCAGCCTGCCGGAAACTGCCTAGTCCTCTGTGATCCGGCTACCCGCCCCCCGCTCCGCTAG